A part of Denitratisoma oestradiolicum genomic DNA contains:
- the msbA gene encoding lipid A export permease/ATP-binding protein MsbA, translating to MTGSVQQSTLLYRRLLQYVRPYGKVLAFAIGAMILAASTEPLFPALMKPLLDKGFNGSGEQHLYRYPLFIVLIFLARGIFGYVASYCMNWVSNRVVCDIREVMFERLIRLPLGYLHSNPSSRLITRIASDVNSVAAAATSVITTVLRDSLVVVGLMSWLLYLNWRLTLLMGLIVPGIAIAIRGFSKRLRTMTRASQETNATIIQVLQESIDGNKVVKVYNGEPQELARFGKANNDLRRFAVRQNVAAAATTPIVQFFASIAVALVVYIALLQSSGQQTTVGGFVSFITAMLMLLAPIKSLTDVNAPLQRGLAAAESVFTLLDQKPEDDRGTVTLARAEGRLRFEGVRFRYPGAEREALAGIDLDVAPGQTVALVGPSGSGKTTLANLLPRFYHLNEGRILLDGHELEELRLESLRANLALVSQDVVLFDDTVAANIAYGALRGASRADVEAAARAAYAHDFIMAMPQGYDTQIGENGVRLSGGQRQRLAIARALLKNAPLLILDEATSALDSESERQVQAALEHLMEDRTTLVIAHRLSTIEKADKIVVMEHGRVIEQGSHAELLAQDGLYAKLYKMQYALEHTA from the coding sequence ATGACCGGTTCCGTGCAGCAGAGTACCCTTCTCTATCGTCGTCTGCTTCAGTACGTGCGGCCCTATGGGAAGGTGCTGGCTTTCGCCATTGGGGCCATGATCCTGGCGGCTTCCACCGAGCCCCTGTTTCCTGCCCTGATGAAGCCCCTGTTGGACAAGGGCTTCAACGGTAGCGGCGAACAGCACCTGTACCGCTATCCCCTGTTCATCGTGTTGATCTTCCTGGCTCGGGGCATCTTCGGCTATGTGGCCTCCTATTGCATGAACTGGGTGTCCAACCGGGTGGTCTGCGACATCCGGGAAGTGATGTTCGAGCGCCTGATCCGGCTACCCCTGGGCTATCTGCACAGCAATCCGTCGAGCCGCCTGATTACCCGCATCGCCTCCGATGTGAACTCGGTGGCCGCCGCCGCCACCTCGGTGATCACCACGGTGCTGCGGGACTCCCTGGTGGTGGTGGGGCTGATGTCCTGGCTGCTCTATCTCAACTGGAGGCTGACCCTGCTGATGGGCCTGATCGTGCCCGGCATCGCCATCGCCATCCGCGGGTTTTCCAAGCGCCTGCGGACCATGACCCGGGCCAGCCAGGAGACCAACGCCACCATCATCCAGGTGCTGCAGGAATCCATCGACGGCAACAAGGTGGTCAAGGTCTATAACGGCGAACCCCAGGAACTGGCGCGCTTTGGCAAGGCCAACAACGACCTGCGCCGCTTCGCCGTGCGCCAGAACGTGGCGGCGGCGGCCACCACGCCCATCGTGCAGTTCTTCGCCTCCATCGCCGTGGCCCTGGTGGTCTATATCGCCCTGCTCCAGTCCTCGGGGCAGCAGACCACGGTGGGGGGCTTCGTCTCCTTCATCACCGCGATGCTGATGCTGCTGGCGCCGATCAAGAGCCTGACCGACGTGAACGCGCCCCTGCAGCGGGGCCTGGCCGCCGCCGAAAGCGTGTTCACCCTGCTGGACCAGAAGCCCGAGGACGACCGGGGTACCGTGACCCTGGCCCGTGCCGAGGGCCGGCTGCGTTTCGAAGGGGTGCGCTTCCGTTATCCCGGGGCGGAACGGGAGGCCCTGGCGGGCATCGACCTGGACGTGGCGCCGGGCCAGACCGTGGCCCTGGTGGGGCCCTCGGGCAGTGGCAAGACCACCCTGGCCAACCTGCTGCCCCGCTTCTATCACCTCAACGAGGGCCGCATCCTGCTCGACGGCCACGAACTGGAGGAACTGCGGCTGGAAAGTCTGCGGGCCAACCTGGCCCTGGTGAGCCAGGACGTGGTGCTGTTCGACGACACCGTGGCCGCCAACATCGCCTACGGTGCCCTGCGCGGCGCCTCCCGGGCGGACGTGGAAGCGGCGGCCCGGGCCGCCTACGCCCACGACTTCATCATGGCCATGCCCCAGGGCTACGACACCCAGATCGGCGAAAACGGCGTGCGCCTCTCCGGCGGCCAGCGCCAGCGCCTGGCCATCGCCCGGGCCCTGCTGAAAAATGCGCCCCTGCTGATCCTGGACGAGGCTACCTCGGCCCTGGACTCCGAATCCGAGCGCCAGGTCCAGGCGGCCCTGGAACACCTGATGGAAGATCGCACCACCCTGGTCATCGCCCATCGTCTGTCCACTATCGAAAAGGCCGACAAAATCGTGGTCATGGAGCACGGCCGCGTCATTGAGCAGGGCAGCCATGCTGAACTGCTGGCCCAGGACGGGCTTTACGCCAAGCTCTACAAGATGCAATACGCCCTGGAGCACACGGCATGA